Proteins from a single region of Sinorhizobium alkalisoli:
- a CDS encoding DUF305 domain-containing protein, producing MDQHKMMSMGWGRFAAMIATSTVIMFFLMYQLVYSWDHALFSLTRFISSLVMGCVMTAVMLAFMWRMYRPEVAKIALLAVAIIGGWTLLTVNRSQALIGDVDFMRAMIPHHSIAISNARQADIRDPRVRYLADRITRDQVKEIAEMKMLIEDIEQFGRRANEPLAAGPATLKSEGASEARDLLSGKLLTEKPL from the coding sequence ATGGATCAGCATAAAATGATGAGTATGGGGTGGGGACGCTTCGCGGCGATGATCGCCACATCGACGGTAATCATGTTCTTTCTGATGTACCAGCTCGTTTACAGTTGGGACCATGCGCTGTTCAGCTTGACCCGGTTCATTTCCTCCCTGGTGATGGGCTGCGTCATGACAGCGGTAATGCTGGCTTTCATGTGGCGGATGTACCGACCAGAAGTCGCGAAAATTGCCTTACTTGCGGTGGCGATCATCGGAGGCTGGACGCTGCTGACTGTGAACCGCAGCCAAGCGCTAATCGGCGATGTCGACTTCATGAGAGCGATGATTCCGCATCACTCCATAGCCATCAGCAACGCGCGCCAGGCTGACATTCGTGATCCGCGTGTGCGCTATTTGGCAGATAGGATTACTCGCGATCAGGTGAAGGAAATTGCCGAAATGAAAATGCTGATCGAGGACATCGAGCAGTTCGGCAGGCGCGCCAACGAACCGCTGGCCGCCGGTCCTGCGACTTTGAAGAGCGAGGGTGCGAGCGAGGCTCGGGATTTGTTGAGCGGCAAATTACTGACGGAAAAGCCGCTGTAG
- a CDS encoding class I SAM-dependent RNA methyltransferase: MSTEIVTISRLGAQGDGIAQTESGAVYAPFTLPGETAALAVNKAHGTLISLREASPERVQPKCRHFGPDGVNGTCGGCSLQHASDALYHDFKRNLVIDALKSKGLTPDVAPLAVARPGERRRAVFTARPTEKELLLGYNQAASHHIVAISECPITSPSIVSRLATIRKIAAAMALSSEPFRITVLETETGLDLAFEGLKLSDRQRRATVEAVLGERGIARVSLNGEIIIEPVKPSIDVGGITVLPPPGAFAQATRPAEEAMAKLVLDHLGKTKRVADLFAGIGTFALRIARTARVHAVEGEDKALKALDFAARNTQGLKPVTVEKRDLFRRPMMAQELKVFDAVVFDPPRAGAEAQCHELARSGVKKIAAVSCNPVTLARDLSILATAGYRITSVTPIDQFLWSSHVETVATLDR; encoded by the coding sequence ATGAGCACCGAAATCGTCACGATAAGCCGCCTGGGTGCGCAGGGTGACGGTATCGCCCAGACCGAATCCGGCGCCGTCTACGCACCCTTCACCCTGCCTGGAGAAACCGCGGCCCTTGCCGTAAACAAGGCCCATGGCACGCTGATCTCGCTGAGAGAGGCTTCTCCCGAGCGCGTCCAGCCAAAATGCCGGCACTTCGGGCCGGACGGTGTCAATGGCACCTGCGGCGGCTGCAGCCTGCAGCACGCGTCCGATGCGCTCTATCACGACTTCAAGCGGAACCTCGTGATCGACGCCTTGAAATCCAAGGGGCTGACACCGGATGTCGCACCCCTCGCCGTTGCCCGGCCGGGCGAGCGCCGCCGTGCCGTCTTCACCGCTCGGCCCACGGAAAAGGAACTCCTGCTCGGCTATAACCAGGCGGCGAGCCACCACATCGTCGCGATCAGCGAATGTCCCATCACGAGCCCGAGCATCGTCTCGCGGCTTGCCACCATCCGCAAGATCGCTGCGGCGATGGCGTTGAGTTCCGAACCATTCCGCATCACCGTTCTCGAAACCGAGACCGGCCTTGATCTCGCCTTCGAAGGACTCAAGCTCAGCGACCGGCAGCGGCGCGCGACCGTCGAGGCCGTTCTCGGCGAGCGGGGCATCGCCCGCGTCAGCCTCAACGGCGAAATCATCATCGAGCCGGTCAAACCCAGCATCGACGTGGGCGGCATCACGGTCTTGCCTCCGCCCGGCGCCTTTGCGCAGGCGACGCGCCCGGCGGAGGAAGCCATGGCCAAGCTCGTGCTCGATCATCTCGGCAAGACGAAACGTGTCGCCGATCTCTTCGCAGGCATCGGCACCTTTGCGCTGCGGATCGCCCGCACCGCGCGCGTGCACGCCGTCGAAGGCGAGGACAAGGCCTTGAAGGCGCTTGATTTCGCGGCGCGCAACACGCAAGGGCTGAAGCCTGTGACGGTCGAGAAACGCGATCTTTTCCGCCGGCCAATGATGGCGCAGGAATTGAAGGTCTTCGATGCCGTCGTCTTCGATCCGCCCCGGGCGGGCGCCGAAGCCCAGTGCCACGAACTTGCCCGCTCCGGCGTGAAGAAGATCGCGGCGGTCTCCTGCAACCCGGTGACCCTTGCCAGGGATCTCTCGATCCTGGCGACTGCGGGCTATCGCATCACATCGGTGACGCCGATCGACCAGTTTCTCTGGTCGTCGCATGTGGAGACGGTGGCGACGCTCGATAGATGA
- a CDS encoding TlyA family RNA methyltransferase, with product MSNEAHNMIRLDQLLLSKGLVASRSRARDAIQRGTVKVDGRTVTKPAAAFAEGVAITIDDPAQAYVSRAALKLVAALDHFGFDPAGEICLDVGASTGGFTEVLLERGAAHVVAVDVGHGQMHPRLAGDPRVTNIEGLNARAMKAENIGDRSVTFIVSDVSFISLKLALPPALSLAEAGARCILLVKPQFEAGRDAISKAGLLKDPESAPTVAAELERWLVKDVGWLSLGLTPSPIAGGDGNREFLLAGRKP from the coding sequence ATGTCCAACGAAGCACACAACATGATCCGCCTCGACCAATTGCTCCTGAGCAAGGGCCTCGTCGCAAGCCGCTCCCGCGCCCGCGATGCCATCCAACGCGGCACCGTGAAGGTCGACGGCCGCACCGTCACCAAGCCGGCCGCCGCCTTTGCCGAAGGCGTGGCGATCACCATCGATGATCCGGCGCAGGCCTATGTCTCCCGCGCGGCGCTGAAGCTCGTCGCCGCGCTCGACCATTTCGGCTTCGATCCGGCGGGTGAGATCTGTCTCGACGTCGGCGCCTCGACAGGCGGCTTCACCGAGGTCCTGCTCGAGCGCGGGGCTGCCCATGTGGTTGCCGTCGACGTCGGCCATGGCCAGATGCATCCGCGCCTTGCCGGCGATCCACGCGTCACCAATATCGAAGGTCTGAACGCCCGGGCGATGAAAGCGGAGAATATCGGTGACCGTTCAGTTACTTTCATCGTTTCCGACGTCTCTTTCATCTCTCTGAAACTGGCGCTTCCGCCGGCGCTCTCCCTTGCCGAAGCCGGCGCGCGGTGCATCCTGCTCGTCAAGCCGCAATTCGAGGCCGGGCGTGACGCGATCAGCAAGGCGGGGCTGCTCAAGGATCCGGAGAGCGCCCCGACGGTGGCGGCCGAGCTCGAACGCTGGCTCGTCAAGGATGTGGGCTGGCTGAGCCTTGGCCTCACCCCCTCGCCGATTGCGGGCGGCGACGGCAACAGGGAGTTTCTTCTTGCGGGGCGGAAGCCATGA
- the dxs gene encoding 1-deoxy-D-xylulose-5-phosphate synthase — protein MPATPLLDRVNIPDDLKKIDDRDLPQLASELRAEMIDAVSRTGGHLGAGLGVVELTIAIHKVFDTPHDRLIFDVGHQCYPHKILTGRRDRIRTLRQEGGLSGFTRRAESEYDPFGAAHSSTSISAGLGMAVAADLDGKNRNVIAVIGDGAMSAGMAYEALNNAGALDARLIVILNDNDMSIAPPTGAMSAYLARLASGRTYMGIREVGKKLTAYLGKTVDRAITRAVEHARGYVTGGTLFEEMGFYHIGPIDGHSFDHLLPVLRNVRDNGRGPVLIHVVTQKGKGYPPAEAAADKYHGVNKFDVITGAQAKAKPNAPSYTSVFADALVQEASLDEKIVAITAAMPSGTGLDRFAAVHPSRCFDVGIAEQHAVTFAAGLAAEGYKPFAALYSTFLQRAYDQVVHDVAIQGLPVRFPIDRAGFVGADGPTHAGSFDTTYLASLPGFVVMAAADEAELKHMVRTAAAYDEGPISFRYPRGEGVGVDLPEHGEILAIGKGRILKEGTKVALLSFGTRLADCLLAAEDLDAAGLSTTVADARFAKPLDQDLIRQLARHHEVLITIEEGSIGGFASHVLHFLAEEGLLDGGLRVRPMAMPDIWMEQAKPEAMYAHAGLDRAGIVSTVFKALGQKHSIGIGAAG, from the coding sequence ATGCCTGCAACTCCTTTGCTCGACAGGGTCAATATCCCTGACGATCTGAAGAAGATCGACGATCGGGATCTGCCTCAGCTGGCAAGCGAATTGCGCGCGGAAATGATCGATGCGGTGTCGCGCACCGGCGGCCATCTCGGCGCCGGCCTCGGCGTCGTGGAACTGACGATCGCCATCCACAAGGTCTTCGATACGCCGCATGACCGGCTTATCTTCGATGTCGGGCACCAGTGCTATCCGCACAAGATTCTCACCGGGCGGCGCGACCGGATCCGCACGCTGCGCCAGGAGGGCGGGCTTTCCGGCTTCACCCGGCGCGCAGAAAGCGAATACGACCCCTTCGGCGCAGCCCATTCCTCAACCTCGATATCGGCCGGCCTCGGCATGGCGGTCGCCGCCGACCTCGACGGCAAGAACCGCAATGTCATCGCCGTGATCGGCGACGGCGCAATGTCGGCCGGCATGGCCTATGAGGCGCTAAACAATGCCGGGGCTCTCGACGCCCGCCTGATCGTCATCCTCAATGACAACGACATGTCGATCGCGCCGCCGACGGGCGCCATGAGCGCCTATCTGGCGCGGCTGGCCTCGGGCCGGACTTATATGGGCATCCGCGAGGTCGGGAAGAAGCTGACCGCCTACCTCGGCAAGACGGTCGACCGCGCGATCACCCGCGCCGTCGAGCATGCGCGCGGCTACGTCACCGGCGGCACGCTCTTCGAGGAAATGGGCTTCTACCATATCGGACCGATCGACGGGCATTCCTTCGACCATCTTCTGCCCGTGCTGCGCAATGTCCGCGACAATGGGAGAGGCCCGGTGCTGATCCATGTCGTGACGCAGAAGGGCAAAGGTTATCCGCCGGCGGAAGCCGCTGCCGACAAGTATCACGGCGTTAACAAGTTCGATGTGATCACCGGTGCCCAGGCGAAGGCAAAGCCGAATGCACCCTCCTACACCTCGGTCTTTGCGGACGCTCTTGTCCAGGAAGCGAGCCTCGACGAAAAGATCGTGGCGATCACTGCGGCCATGCCATCCGGCACCGGGCTCGACCGGTTCGCGGCCGTGCATCCTTCGCGCTGTTTCGATGTCGGCATTGCCGAGCAGCATGCCGTGACCTTTGCTGCCGGCCTGGCGGCGGAGGGCTACAAGCCGTTCGCGGCGCTCTATTCCACCTTCCTGCAGCGCGCCTATGACCAGGTCGTCCACGATGTGGCGATCCAGGGCCTGCCGGTGCGCTTCCCCATCGACCGCGCCGGTTTCGTCGGCGCCGATGGGCCCACCCATGCCGGTTCCTTCGACACCACCTATCTCGCATCGCTGCCGGGCTTCGTGGTGATGGCGGCCGCCGACGAGGCGGAACTGAAGCACATGGTCCGCACCGCCGCGGCCTATGACGAAGGCCCGATCTCCTTCCGCTATCCGCGGGGCGAAGGCGTCGGCGTCGACCTGCCGGAGCATGGTGAGATCCTCGCGATCGGCAAGGGCCGCATCCTCAAGGAGGGCACGAAGGTCGCGCTGCTTTCCTTCGGCACACGGCTTGCCGACTGTCTGTTGGCCGCCGAAGACCTCGATGCCGCTGGCCTCTCGACGACGGTCGCCGACGCGCGCTTCGCCAAACCGCTCGACCAGGACCTGATCCGCCAGCTTGCGCGCCACCACGAAGTGCTGATCACCATCGAGGAGGGTTCGATCGGCGGTTTCGCCAGCCATGTCTTGCATTTCCTGGCGGAAGAGGGCCTGCTCGACGGCGGCCTTCGGGTGCGCCCGATGGCAATGCCGGACATCTGGATGGAACAGGCAAAACCCGAAGCGATGTATGCACACGCCGGTCTTGATCGCGCCGGCATCGTCTCGACGGTCTTCAAGGCGCTCGGACAGAAGCACTCCATCGGCATCGGGGCGGCCGGCTGA
- a CDS encoding pirin family protein: MSFFPGPDPLAGDKPACDAIEHLIIPRTSDIGGLEVRRALPTARRRLVGPFIFFDRMGPALLHAGEAIDVRPHPHIGLSTVTYLFDGEIKHRDSLGTEMVIRPGDVNLMTAGRGIVHSERSPENQRGHERSLSGLQTWLALPDDKEEIDPIFTHTEERVLPHLADGGVRARVVIGQFEGEVSPVSVFTDTLYVDLNIAAGSSAPFAAQWEERALYILSGEAIIAGDCFADNQLLVFRPGDEITITAGPTGCHVMLFGGAALGSPRHIWWNFVSSSKERIDRAKEEWRSRRFDIVPGDEQEFIPLPGG, translated from the coding sequence ATGTCCTTCTTTCCCGGTCCCGACCCGCTCGCCGGCGACAAGCCGGCCTGTGACGCCATCGAGCATCTGATCATTCCACGCACCAGCGATATCGGCGGGCTGGAGGTACGTCGCGCCCTGCCGACGGCGCGGCGCCGCCTTGTGGGCCCTTTCATCTTCTTCGACCGGATGGGGCCGGCGTTGCTGCACGCGGGCGAAGCGATCGACGTGCGGCCGCATCCGCATATCGGGCTTTCGACCGTCACCTATCTTTTCGACGGCGAGATCAAGCATCGGGACAGCCTCGGCACCGAGATGGTGATCCGGCCCGGCGACGTGAACCTCATGACGGCCGGACGCGGCATCGTCCATTCTGAGCGCTCGCCGGAGAACCAGCGCGGTCATGAGCGCTCGCTGTCCGGGTTGCAGACCTGGCTGGCGCTGCCCGACGACAAGGAAGAGATCGATCCGATCTTCACCCACACGGAGGAGCGCGTTCTGCCTCATCTCGCCGACGGCGGCGTGCGGGCGCGGGTCGTGATCGGCCAATTCGAAGGCGAAGTCTCGCCCGTCTCCGTCTTCACCGACACACTCTATGTAGATCTCAATATCGCGGCAGGCAGCAGCGCGCCCTTTGCCGCGCAATGGGAGGAGCGGGCGCTCTATATCCTTTCGGGCGAGGCAATCATCGCCGGGGATTGTTTTGCCGACAACCAGCTCCTCGTCTTCCGGCCCGGCGACGAGATTACCATTACGGCCGGTCCGACCGGCTGCCACGTCATGCTTTTCGGCGGCGCAGCGCTCGGTTCGCCGCGCCATATCTGGTGGAATTTCGTTTCTTCCTCCAAGGAGCGGATCGATAGGGCGAAAGAAGAATGGCGGAGCAGGCGCTTCGATATCGTTCCGGGGGATGAACAGGAGTTCATCCCTTTGCCCGGAGGCTAA
- a CDS encoding exodeoxyribonuclease VII small subunit: protein MNTNAQPDVSALSFEQAVEELERIVSALERGDVALDKSIEIYERGEALKKHCETLLKAAEDRIEKIRLDRAGRPQGVEPLDAEQ from the coding sequence ATGAACACCAACGCACAACCGGACGTCTCAGCCCTCTCCTTCGAGCAGGCCGTCGAAGAACTGGAGCGCATCGTCTCGGCGCTCGAACGCGGCGACGTGGCGCTCGACAAGTCGATCGAGATCTACGAGCGCGGCGAGGCTCTGAAGAAGCATTGCGAGACGCTGTTGAAGGCGGCCGAGGACCGCATCGAAAAAATCCGCCTCGACCGCGCTGGCCGGCCTCAGGGCGTCGAGCCGCTGGATGCGGAGCAGTGA
- a CDS encoding histone deacetylase family protein: protein MTTQLYENPIFLEHIVPEGHPERPDRLKALNLALEHPNFAELKRVEAPKGSEDLVLLAHTEEHLRSIKKWIPEEDITQIEADTFASPSSFDAALTAVGAAIAAVDAVFAGEADNAFVAARPPGHHAEKNRPMGFCFFNTVAIAARHAQRAHGVERVAIVDWDVHHGNGTQDIFWNHPSVLFCSTHQMPLYPGTGAKEETGVKHNIVNAPLSPNSGSEHFRDAFRTRVLAALDNFRPDLVLISAGFDAHYRDPLAQINLMAEDFDWATGRLMEVAGKSGGNRIVSLLEGGYDLEGLAESAAMHIQRLMRG from the coding sequence ATGACAACGCAGCTCTATGAAAATCCCATTTTTTTGGAACATATCGTTCCCGAGGGACATCCGGAAAGGCCGGATCGGCTGAAGGCGCTGAACCTTGCGCTGGAGCACCCGAACTTTGCTGAGCTGAAGCGGGTAGAGGCGCCGAAAGGCAGCGAGGATCTGGTCCTTCTCGCCCATACCGAGGAGCATCTGCGCTCGATCAAGAAGTGGATTCCGGAAGAGGACATCACGCAGATCGAAGCGGATACCTTTGCCAGCCCCTCGAGCTTCGATGCCGCCTTGACTGCCGTCGGAGCCGCTATCGCCGCCGTGGACGCGGTGTTCGCCGGCGAGGCGGACAATGCCTTCGTCGCGGCACGCCCGCCAGGCCATCACGCAGAGAAGAACAGGCCGATGGGTTTCTGCTTCTTCAACACAGTCGCGATCGCAGCACGCCATGCCCAGCGTGCGCACGGCGTCGAGCGGGTGGCGATCGTCGATTGGGACGTGCACCATGGCAATGGCACGCAGGATATCTTCTGGAACCACCCTTCGGTGCTGTTCTGTTCCACGCACCAGATGCCGCTTTATCCCGGCACCGGCGCCAAGGAGGAGACGGGCGTCAAACACAATATCGTCAATGCTCCGCTTTCGCCCAACAGCGGCAGCGAGCATTTCCGTGACGCGTTCCGCACCCGCGTCCTGGCAGCACTCGACAATTTCCGCCCGGATCTCGTGCTGATCTCCGCCGGATTCGACGCGCATTACCGTGATCCTCTGGCGCAGATCAACCTGATGGCGGAGGACTTCGACTGGGCAACGGGACGCCTGATGGAGGTCGCCGGCAAGAGCGGCGGCAACCGAATCGTCAGCCTGCTCGAGGGCGGCTATGATCTCGAAGGGCTCGCCGAATCGGCGGCCATGCACATACAGAGACTGATGAGAGGGTAA
- a CDS encoding zinc-dependent alcohol dehydrogenase family protein, translating into MRSTLVRQFGDPEQVIELVDAPRIDPAAGEVEIEIALAAINPSDLIPVTGAYRARTELPFVPGFEGVGTVSRIGPGVRHFKSGDRVIPIGASGLWQQFLVRPTEWCFRVPDDISDSQAAMSYVNPLTALRLIEDLRRHFGSLQGRSVAVTAAGSAIGGMLIKLIGREGAVPTAILRSDKSRGRFEAGQRVMVTEGSSLPPERIFDAVLDAVGGPLAGDLIRRAISPGGILVQYGALSNVPVPQSAIAARPDVRFAFLWLRNYVHSAGRGSLEAAFARCFTGLRDGLFASPVAATYPLSRLADALAHQADPHRDGKILIDPRC; encoded by the coding sequence ATGCGCTCCACCCTGGTTAGACAGTTTGGCGATCCGGAACAAGTGATAGAGCTTGTGGACGCGCCGCGTATCGATCCGGCAGCCGGGGAAGTGGAGATCGAAATCGCGCTCGCGGCGATCAATCCTTCGGACCTCATTCCCGTCACCGGCGCCTATCGCGCCCGCACCGAGCTGCCTTTCGTGCCCGGATTCGAGGGTGTCGGCACGGTGAGCCGCATCGGCCCGGGCGTTCGCCACTTCAAATCCGGCGATCGCGTGATCCCGATCGGCGCGAGCGGGCTGTGGCAGCAGTTTCTCGTGCGCCCGACCGAATGGTGCTTTCGCGTGCCGGACGACATCAGCGACAGCCAGGCCGCCATGAGCTATGTCAACCCTCTGACGGCGCTTCGGCTGATCGAGGATCTGCGCAGACATTTCGGCTCGCTGCAGGGACGCTCCGTCGCCGTCACCGCGGCGGGCTCGGCGATCGGCGGCATGCTGATAAAGCTTATCGGCCGCGAAGGCGCGGTGCCGACCGCGATCCTTCGCAGCGACAAAAGCCGCGGGCGCTTCGAGGCGGGGCAGAGGGTCATGGTCACCGAGGGCAGCAGCCTTCCCCCAGAAAGGATCTTCGACGCCGTGCTCGACGCGGTCGGCGGCCCGCTTGCCGGCGACTTGATCCGCCGGGCGATCAGTCCCGGCGGCATCTTGGTCCAATATGGGGCGCTGAGCAACGTTCCGGTGCCGCAATCGGCAATCGCCGCCCGGCCCGATGTCCGCTTTGCTTTCCTGTGGCTGAGAAACTATGTGCATTCCGCCGGTCGCGGCTCCCTCGAAGCCGCTTTCGCCCGATGCTTCACGGGGCTGCGCGACGGGCTCTTTGCAAGCCCCGTCGCTGCGACCTATCCCCTGAGCCGACTCGCGGATGCCCTGGCGCACCAGGCCGATCCGCATCGGGACGGCAAGATCCTCATCGATCCGCGCTGTTGA
- a CDS encoding acyl-CoA thioesterase, whose amino-acid sequence MDGIERENVTEIRIPFRDIDMHGHMHNAAYYAHGEAALANLWRHRPAVEHEPAYLVRRSACIFHRGLRFDDPARFTVTVAKIGGSSVSFAVRVETGDALSAEIEIVWVAVDRGRHQPVPLPTATRDWLSGYLS is encoded by the coding sequence ATGGACGGCATCGAGCGGGAGAATGTCACGGAAATCCGCATTCCATTTCGCGATATAGACATGCATGGGCACATGCACAATGCGGCCTATTACGCGCATGGGGAGGCCGCGCTGGCCAATCTCTGGCGGCACCGCCCGGCCGTCGAGCACGAGCCGGCCTATCTCGTGCGCCGGTCGGCCTGCATCTTCCATCGCGGCCTGCGTTTCGACGACCCCGCCCGCTTCACCGTGACCGTCGCCAAGATCGGAGGCAGTTCGGTGAGCTTTGCCGTTCGTGTCGAAACCGGTGATGCGCTTTCCGCCGAGATCGAGATCGTCTGGGTCGCCGTCGATCGCGGTCGCCACCAGCCGGTGCCGTTGCCGACGGCAACCCGTGACTGGCTCTCCGGCTATCTCTCCTGA
- a CDS encoding thiolase family protein, with the protein MSASSDPFRTPVIIAALRTPIGRVNGSLAAVEPAGLAAVLIERIIADTGVDRGEIDDVLLGNAANSAGNLARLAALEAHLPVSVPGVTVDRQCGSGLEAIVLAARQIQAGAGRFYLAGGAESASRAHIRLRPPLARGEELQPVKRARMAPDFIGDPDMGVAAENVATDCAISRERQDQFALESHRRAVSAEAAGRFIREIVPVMTASGPVARDECPRANAAAETLARLKPVFVRGGTVTAGNACPINDGAAMVLVTSVAEARRLGVSVALEFIDAATAGVDPNLLGLGPVPAMARLRARNPGFDIAEIDFIEFNEAFASQVLGSLDRLGIPPERVNLDGGAIALGHPYGASGAILVVRLFSQMLEAISESQGLAMMGVGGGMGIIGHFRRRQLDQER; encoded by the coding sequence TTGAGCGCCTCATCTGATCCGTTCCGCACACCGGTCATCATCGCTGCGCTGCGCACGCCGATCGGCCGCGTCAATGGTAGCTTGGCCGCGGTGGAGCCCGCGGGCCTTGCCGCCGTGCTGATCGAAAGGATCATTGCCGATACAGGCGTAGATCGGGGCGAGATCGACGACGTGCTCCTCGGCAACGCCGCCAACAGCGCCGGCAATCTTGCCCGACTGGCCGCGCTCGAGGCCCATCTGCCGGTCTCCGTCCCGGGCGTCACGGTCGATCGCCAATGCGGCTCGGGGCTCGAAGCCATCGTGCTTGCCGCCCGTCAAATCCAGGCCGGCGCCGGACGCTTCTATCTCGCCGGCGGCGCGGAGAGCGCGAGCCGCGCCCATATTCGGCTGCGGCCGCCGCTTGCGCGAGGCGAGGAACTACAGCCGGTGAAGCGCGCACGCATGGCGCCCGATTTCATCGGCGATCCGGACATGGGGGTCGCCGCCGAAAATGTCGCGACCGACTGCGCCATCTCCCGGGAGCGCCAGGACCAGTTTGCTCTTGAAAGCCATCGGCGCGCCGTTTCGGCGGAGGCTGCCGGTCGCTTCATACGCGAGATCGTGCCGGTCATGACCGCGTCCGGACCCGTTGCCAGAGATGAATGTCCGCGCGCCAATGCGGCTGCCGAAACGCTCGCCCGGCTGAAGCCGGTCTTCGTTAGGGGCGGCACCGTCACCGCCGGCAATGCCTGCCCGATCAATGACGGCGCTGCCATGGTGCTGGTCACGAGCGTCGCCGAAGCCCGCCGGCTCGGGGTTTCGGTTGCGCTCGAATTCATCGACGCGGCGACGGCCGGGGTCGACCCGAACCTTCTCGGGCTAGGACCCGTCCCGGCGATGGCGAGGCTTCGCGCCCGCAATCCGGGATTCGACATTGCCGAAATCGACTTCATCGAATTCAACGAGGCTTTTGCCTCGCAGGTTCTCGGCAGTCTCGACCGGCTTGGAATCCCACCTGAGCGCGTCAATCTCGATGGCGGCGCGATCGCGCTCGGCCACCCCTATGGCGCTTCCGGCGCCATCCTGGTCGTGCGGCTGTTTTCGCAGATGCTCGAGGCGATATCGGAGAGCCAGGGCCTGGCAATGATGGGTGTCGGCGGCGGCATGGGCATTATCGGGCATTTCCGCCGCCGACAGCTCGATCAGGAGAGATAG
- a CDS encoding class I adenylate-forming enzyme family protein has product MPLSSAIAVHAAERPHAPAFRMEDRLFCFEELSADACRLLYTIERSAARATQRSVLSGRARLIALEIGNHPLFAAAFIAATAGGNCAALIDPHLPEATRRRMKAQLRPEIVILPDGDLLRLEVPSAGQSHALDAFAGSSPLQGGDGAEPFLVVFTSGTTGEPKAIVRDRRSWRISLETGQSFFGIGPETTTYAPGPLAHGLTLYALAECLWAGAEFIGARHFDPHQALNEIAERNVKRLVLVPTMLRRLCAEARGLAWNSVEKITVAGAKLTPGDRQAADRTFPSAAVTEYYGASELGFITVSGAADRHGPTAVGRAFPGVRLAILDDHDTALPQGETGTIFVESELISDGYMGDGDGAGFRRQGPLATVGDLGFLDAEGTLHLIGRAGGMVLSGGNNIYPSEVETVIMAVAGVEAVHVFGLEHPDLGSELAAIIQPNGSFDPAAFARHLADALPRYKHPRKIWLCRQMPMTASGKVAVKELRQWIAEEHPALERLI; this is encoded by the coding sequence ATGCCGCTTTCCAGCGCGATCGCTGTCCATGCGGCTGAGCGCCCGCATGCCCCGGCTTTCCGCATGGAGGACCGGCTCTTCTGCTTCGAAGAGTTGTCCGCGGACGCTTGCCGCCTTCTGTATACAATCGAGCGGTCAGCCGCACGGGCAACCCAGCGAAGCGTCCTTTCCGGCCGCGCGCGCCTCATCGCGCTCGAGATCGGCAACCACCCGCTTTTTGCCGCGGCCTTCATCGCCGCAACGGCCGGTGGCAATTGCGCCGCGCTCATCGATCCGCACCTGCCGGAAGCCACGCGCCGGCGGATGAAGGCGCAACTGCGTCCCGAGATCGTCATCCTCCCCGATGGCGATTTGCTGCGCCTCGAAGTGCCGTCGGCCGGGCAAAGCCACGCATTGGATGCCTTCGCCGGCTCCTCGCCGCTTCAGGGCGGCGATGGCGCGGAGCCGTTCCTCGTCGTCTTCACTTCCGGCACCACAGGCGAACCGAAGGCGATCGTCCGCGATCGCCGCTCGTGGCGCATCAGCCTCGAAACCGGCCAGAGCTTCTTCGGCATTGGGCCGGAGACGACGACCTATGCGCCCGGACCGCTGGCGCATGGGCTGACGCTTTACGCCCTTGCGGAGTGCCTTTGGGCCGGCGCCGAATTCATCGGCGCAAGGCATTTCGATCCACATCAGGCACTGAACGAGATCGCCGAGAGAAACGTCAAGCGGCTCGTGCTCGTGCCGACCATGCTGCGGCGGCTCTGCGCCGAGGCGCGCGGGCTCGCCTGGAATTCGGTCGAGAAGATCACCGTCGCCGGCGCCAAGCTGACCCCCGGCGACCGGCAGGCCGCGGACCGCACTTTCCCCTCTGCGGCGGTCACGGAATATTACGGCGCATCGGAACTCGGCTTCATCACCGTCTCCGGTGCCGCGGACAGGCACGGCCCGACAGCCGTCGGCAGGGCATTCCCCGGCGTTCGACTGGCGATCCTCGATGACCATGACACCGCCCTGCCCCAGGGCGAAACCGGTACGATCTTCGTCGAAAGCGAACTGATCTCGGACGGATATATGGGCGACGGCGACGGAGCGGGTTTTCGAAGGCAGGGCCCCCTCGCCACGGTCGGCGATCTCGGCTTCCTCGATGCGGAGGGTACGCTGCATTTGATCGGCCGCGCCGGCGGCATGGTGCTATCCGGCGGCAACAATATCTACCCTTCCGAAGTGGAAACGGTAATCATGGCAGTGGCCGGCGTCGAGGCGGTTCATGTCTTCGGCCTCGAACACCCGGATCTCGGCAGCGAACTGGCGGCGATCATCCAGCCGAACGGCAGCTTCGATCCGGCCGCATTCGCTCGCCATCTTGCTGACGCGCTGCCGCGCTACAAGCATCCGCGGAAGATCTGGCTCTGCCGGCAGATGCCGATGACCGCCTCTGGCAAGGTCGCGGTCAAGGAACTTCGGCAATGGATCGCGGAGGAGCACCCTGCCCTTGAGCGCCTCATCTGA